A region of the Phaseolus vulgaris cultivar G19833 chromosome 11, P. vulgaris v2.0, whole genome shotgun sequence genome:
CAGTATAAACTATAATCATATGTTGTTTATCTAAAtttaaaagaactgtgtatgtTATACCATATTTCACAACAATTTCTCCTGATTTCAACCATAGTTAAGGCTACCAAATTCACtttgatgtatttttttaaaaaaaaaaactatcatgATTATTGCTCAATgaaaatataagaatatttGTGATTTAATTTtactaagattttttttatatgttttaaattttaagatagtgtttggaaaaaagaaaagcatatgatcattttatcttttaaatttaagaaattattaatttgatttaaatataatgctactattttaaagtttttttttaactttgttcTTCCCAAAtaatatatcttttattttgtaaatatattttatataaaaaatcaataattggTATCATAGTTTTCTAACCTATGAATTTGAGAAATTCAGTGAGTCTACCTTTTTTTTTCAGCAGTGAGTCTACCCATGATCCTAAACAAACACTTAATCTCATCATAATGAATCCAAAAGGTTCATTTATTCCGATTGAACTTTCCATTCTTAAAGGAAAACATGATCTCTTCTGGATGTTATAGACTAGAAGTCCATCTTGGTAAATGTGAACAAGTTTCATTCCTATTAAATAATCTAACTATTGTTCAAATCAAAATTTACAAGAgagaaaacaggttgaagaattAGAAACAATTAAAGAATACTCCCACATTTTCTAAATCTCAATTTTAACGTCACATTTTATATAATACGGACACTTAAACGATACGAATATATCAGTGTTTGAATTTTATAGTTGGCAACTCATTCACTAACGCCTTCAAAGTTATTACTATTATATCAACATAATGGAAGATAATGTTACAGACAAGGTTGGATTTGCTTTCGATTTACTAGGCTGAAAATCAGACTCCAAGCTTGTAATAAAATTGTACTTATATGATTTTATAAggataaaaagaataaataaatataaaacatgtGAGGAATATGCTCCaactttattataatttatacaagTTAAGTTATGATTCTTACATAATTCCAAAACCAGTCAAAAGAATAGTATTTTTTAAGTTACAATTAGCAAATCTCTGGCTCAGTTGAATAAATTACATTTATTAATGTCTAAATACAGAAAACAGATAGTTTGTATTGAActtagaatttaaaaaaaaaaaaaaaaaaaaaaactgtagcTATGAATGACCTTGTCTATATGAGATGCATTGGAGCCAAAAATTGCAGTGTATTGTTGAATTATATGCATTGTTAATCTCTAACTTTTCAGTTTAGTATGGTGAAATGTATTGTGGTGCATGGTCGATGTTTGTTCGTGTTGAAGTCCAGGTGATTAGTGATGAAATATGAAGTCTAGGTGATTAGTGACAACTTTCTTAATACTCATCTCTCATTGATTCTAATATCATCCTTAACATAACAACATTTTACCTCCACTTTCATTCTTACCAATATCTTTCTCAAATATAAATGGAACATCATCCACAttcaaaacttgaaaaaaataagaaaaacagtAAAATCTGActttttttatacttaaaattAGCTcgtgtataaattaaaaattagaaaagttACCTAAGAAAGcttctataaattaattttaaattatggaaaaaataattttaattttttttcttattttgaagGAGAAATTCATCCAAAGTCACCCTACAACCAAATTATTCATATCCATGATCTCTAATACTGCAACAGAGATTCAACACTGAGAGTTGCCCCCATGTAAGGTTAGGTTCTGTACTAGGTTAGGAGTTGTGAAACATGTGAATTCATTGTTggtctttcatgaaaaccataATTTTTAGAAACAGTTATGGTTTAACTTGGTAATCATTAACGGATTCTTGATATAACACGAATGCACAAGAAACCACAAAAAGAGACAGCAAAATTTAAACAAGAAATGCACAAAGCAAGAAATTAATGACATAGAAAACTGTACTGCTGCCAGATAGATCAACTCCATATGTTTGCCACTACCATCAAAGCTATCCCAACCGACATCAGTGCATGAATGCTAACCAAACTCGCTGCCCCAGATTTATTCTGATCCTGCTTTGTTTCGCCTTGATCATTCTCGGAAGAGTTCTCCTTAGCAGCTTTGGGGGCCTTTGCAAGAGATGAAGGAGCCAAAGCTGGAGCCTTATTGGTTACAAAGAAATCTAGAGGAAGAAGCACCTTGTCCACGTGATAAATCCCAAGTTTATTATCCGCGTATACTACTCCAAGAATGGTGGCATTGACTACCCCAGTTGAGATGTTGACACTGTTACCTAATGCATTCACATTCAGTGGAAGCCTTGCAGGGTCTTTGCCAGCCACTGTCTGCACAGGGTTGCTCAGAGAATCAAAGTTTGAGCTGGACACAAACTCTGGCAATATGTGAAACTGCACAAGTTCAATTTTCTGGCCTGCGTTTAGGGAGTTGAGGAAGCCTGCTTTGAGGTTGGAAAAGGCAGAATCATCTGGTGCAAGGATGGTTATGCCCCCACTCTTGGCTGTTATGAGCTGTGAGTTGATGTTGTTCATGATTTCTGTGGTTTTGAGGAGGCGGACCAGGGTTGAGAACATTTTGGCCTTTTTGAGGATTCTGGTGATGTCATCAGGGACAGAGTCAGGAGAGTCTGGAGACTGAGGTAATGTGGGGACTAATGGTTTTGGTGATGGTGCTGCAGCCTTTGGGGTATGGGGAGTTTTTGCTGCAGGGGCTTTTGGGGCTGCTGCAGGTGCAGGTGAAATAGCCAAGGTGGTAGAGGAAAAGAGTAGAAAGAGCGAGAGGGAGAAAAGGGTTGCTTGTTTCATCTTCCAGATGCCAACTCAAGCCTAGATGGCCTTGATGATTTTGAAAGAATGTTAAAATGATTGTAGCAATTTATTTTTGATGTGTGGGAGCTGTGAAGGAGAGGGGTTATATAGAGATTGGAGGGCAAGGAAATGATAGGTTGGTGAAATGTTATGGCTGTGAAATTTGTTAGCTGGGGAGTCTGAGGGTGTATCACGTCTGTCATGGAGAATAAGGATCCTTTATCTAAATATTATTGGCATAAATTAGTGTAAGTATTGAGTTCGGATATGGTGAACTGAGAATGGACACATTAAATACCTGCTTTTAACACTTCTGTAGTATGTAGTTGAAGAAGGGGAGTGACAATGCAGAGAGGCTACAGAGGACCCCCTTAAAAATATCAGGGAGCAGCTACAAATGTTGAGTTTATGTATATCTATAAGATGTAATTTAATAACTTGGATCAGAAAACAGAGCTGGAGCCATCCACTTGATACAAACCAATTAATGAAGTTCAAGAACTTTGTGAGTTGAGTGAGTAACTGGATTGAAATTCTCCTCCTGGTGTTTTGCACTTCCACTTCCAATGGTTTTATTTGGGAGAAGGTTGGTTTTTCTTTATGCTGTATTAGCTCCTAAACATCTCACTCCATTAACAAAAATTTCTATGTATAGTTTAGCCCTGAAACAGAACATTGGAATCCAAAACCATGTTCTGGATACCTTTTAGTGCAAATAATTCAAGTTTTTAGCTTTAATTTTTGCTCTCATATTCAAACTCTTAAAAATTTGGACTTTGAACATAATATCATGAATTACATTTTCACTTCTAAAATCTTGATATTTCATCCTGTTCGTGAatattatataaacaataaagaCTTCGCaactttttttatcacaaaTGGAGAAGAGACATTTTACACCTCATATACGAAG
Encoded here:
- the LOC137833168 gene encoding fasciclin-like arabinogalactan protein 11 encodes the protein MKQATLFSLSLFLLFSSTTLAISPAPAAAPKAPAAKTPHTPKAAAPSPKPLVPTLPQSPDSPDSVPDDITRILKKAKMFSTLVRLLKTTEIMNNINSQLITAKSGGITILAPDDSAFSNLKAGFLNSLNAGQKIELVQFHILPEFVSSSNFDSLSNPVQTVAGKDPARLPLNVNALGNSVNISTGVVNATILGVVYADNKLGIYHVDKVLLPLDFFVTNKAPALAPSSLAKAPKAAKENSSENDQGETKQDQNKSGAASLVSIHALMSVGIALMVVANIWS